A segment of the Streptomyces sp. XD-27 genome:
CCCGCTCCGCGCTGCGGCGCAGATTGAGTACAAGAGCGGCTTCTTCAGTCATCCGAATGTCTACGGGCGTCCGTACATCGGGATCATTCTCGGAGCCGTCGGCCTCCTGCTGACGCATCAAGTCGTAGAGTTCTTCGACATTGGTGAGCTCGATGAGCCCCCGCGAGACCAGAGAGCGCAGGGCCGTGGACATTGCCATGGCCCGTTCTTTCGCAGTCAACCGAGACATGTGCGGGGAGGGGACCAGTCCCTCCTCCCCCTCCTGCGTCATCGGGTCGATAACAGCGAGCTCTTCATCTGTAAGACGGAGGATCGCGCGGTTCCCCCCACCGGCATCGGCCAAGCCTTGAGCCAGCTTCCTGCGCGCCTCAGCGAGATCCTCAGCAGAATCGACTGCTTCACTTTCCATCTGGGCCACCAAGATACTAGACCTTTCGATACTCGTTATAAAATGCCGCACACCTTCACCAGGCGAAGATAATTCAGGCATTTATACGCACCGGCAGATTTTCACTGTTTCCGGCGTCAAACTTCCGCATTACCTTCAGGCACGTATGGATATCGCTCGGCATATCAGCTGCAGTGAGCACCAGCCAAGAGCCGTCGAAGAAACGAATCCGGAACTTTCCGGTATCCCCTTCGCCGTGCAGCGGATCCTCGATCACCGCCTGCTCGCCGGTCATTTCAGCCACGATGCGCATCTTCTTCACAGCACCTGTGACGACTCGCTTGGGAGGTGCCGCGATGACGATCCGTCCGGGCGCGAGGAGCACCAGCCGCTTGGGGTGAGAAGATTGCCCATACCAGTGCAAGAGCAACTGTCCAGCCGCAGCGTTCCAGTCCCCATCAAAGACCTCGTTGAGCCTATGGGAGGCGACGGCAGATTCTTCCCGGTTCTGCTCTTGTTCCAGTGCGCGTGCCGCCTCTCTGCGCTTCCCTGCACGAAAGGGGTAGGTGAGCCCGTAGAGGATGACCTCCAAAACGACTTCCACAGCCGCGAAGAATCCGAAGAACAACAGGATTGGCGAGACCAAGATGTATCCGAGGACTCCGCCAGGGCCGATGAAACCCGGCTTGAGCGGCCCTTTTCCTGCCTGTTCATGAATACCCTCTGGAGGCTTCGGAATGGCGCCGATCTCACACCATTCACCAGCTGCCAACCGACCCCCAAGCAGCTCTTCCGCTCTACGCTTGTGAGCACTTTTCAGCATGACTCAAACCTTCACATTTCGGTACGCCAGCTGACCCGCCAGATATTTTTGCCACCTACGGTCACCCGATGCCGAATAGCTTTTTCGCTGGACCCGGAATTCGCTTACTCACCTCGTTTTTCGCCCAATCCTTTGCCCCCTCAACCTTATCCTTACCCCAGTTATATCCATCTTCGACTTTATCCTTGCTCCAGTTATACCCGTCTTCGGCTTTGTCCTTACTCCAGTTGTACGCCGTTTTCGCTCCCGATTTGATATCATCTCCCCATTTATCCCAAGCCCAGCTCCCCAAGAAATAGGCTCCGGCTGCACCCAAAGCAATCCAGCCAACAACAGGAATTACGGAAGCGGCAGCCGCGGCGCCTCCCCACATTCCATACATCACGGCACCAGAACCAGCCACCTGCACAAGCCCCATGAACCGATCCGCAGTACCATAGAGCCCGTCATGACTGGGGAAGACAAGCTCCTTGAGCCCTGTAACAAAAGACAGAGGCACGAACGCCTTGTCGAGAAAACCTTTACCTGGTGCCTTGTTCAGCCACTTGAGCCACTTAGCCTTGCTCAACCATGACATCAAACCCCAGGGCTTCGTGTAAATTTTTCGAGCTTCATCGAACTTGTCGAGAGCCTTTAGATAGTCCCCCCTGAACACCTCGCTGAGATCAAGCAATGACTTCGCCGTCCGTACACCCTTTGCCTCCTCCCAAACGGTCTTCATCCTCCTATATGCAGCTATCCCCTTACCAATGGACATCCCCTTCGCGAGAGCCAATGCATCCTTCCTCAATTGAGGGTCTTGGAGCTTCTCGGCGCCAGCGATCAAATCTTTCTTGATCTGCTCCTTGTTCTTCTCCGCCCATTCCCAGGTCTTCACCACGCCCAAATATGCCGCCATCATGACGACATATTCAGGATCGGCCCCCAAGATACCGAGCCGGTGCCGAATGTCCTTGCTCTGCCCCGACCCCCATGTGGTTTGTGCGGGGAACCTCGAAAGCTTCCCGGGAGATCCTCCCCATTTGGCCACGATGCCTCGGACAAGCTCACCTTGAACGGTGAGTGCGGTACCCGTTACGTCAAGGGACGCGGCGAGGCTCCGTACCTCCGTCGTCTCCATTCCCTTAATGGCCATGCCTCTCCCCGTGTGGTCTCGAATCGTTCCCGGTATTGCATTGGGCCCATGGCCGACGACCCGCGCCCCAGGTGCGTGGCGCAACGTCACCCGCCACTCTGACGAGGCGTGGTCACCGGCCATCAGCACAGTGGTGGCAGCCTCAACACAACATCTATCGCTGTGTGGTGGGTATAGGAAGCCAGACGCTACCTCTCGTAGGCCCGGTTCCGGCATCCCCTCCAACCAAGCGATGGTCTCACTCAGCACGATGCGGCTGCAATCACGTATGACGATCCTGACAAAGACGGCAAACCGGTGTGCCCGAGGATGGCCAAGTCCACTGCGGGGGCCGCCATTCAGCACCGTTCGGGCGCGCACTCAGCTGGGATCCTGTGTAACGTCTCCGCTACCATCCCGTCCCGACTCTGAAACCAACAGCACCGGCCTGTTTCACGAGTTCCCTCGAATGCATTTCCGTCAAATGCATACCAAAATGGGCTATTTGCCAGCCTTCCTTCTGGCTAGATGACAGAACCGTTGCCGACTACCCAGGAGGAACCGGGGCGAGTCCGACAGGGCAGTGCCGCCAGCCGCTCTCCCAGGGTTGCCCCTCCTTGGGTTAACGCACCCGGTCCTCATATGCTGAGTTGATTCAGCTGACGCTAGACTGCGTCACCGGTCGCAGTAGTTGACCGCATCTCATAGCGGATGACGGGTACTGCGAGATTGGGATAACGTCGAAGAGGTGACGGATCGTCCGTCCACCTCTGATGCACGGGGAGGCGCATATGGGCTTCAAGGGCGCGGACACCGAACTGCTCCGGGGGCTCTCCGGAACGTTCAAGACCCAGCACACGAACCTGAGCCAGTTGATCACGGCCATCAACAACGGCACGAAGAACAGCGATTCCTTCTGGAAGGGCGGCCGTGCGAACAACTTCCGCGACCAGTGGGACCAGCTGAAGCCGCAGCTGGACAAGTTCCTGGTGTCGCTTGACGGTGCGCGCAAGGAGACCGACGCGGCCGCTCGGGACAACGACACCGCGAACGACTGACGCTGCCTCTGCGCTGCGCAGCACTCTCAGCTGGGGCCGGGCGACCACGAAAGGTCGCCCGGCCCCAGCCACTTTTGTGCCTACCTTGTTTCCGGCCTCAGTCTGGGAATACCGCTTGCACCTGCATGGGCTCGCCACCGTGTACGAAGAGACCACGTCCGGTCGGGCCACCGCCGATACTCGAAGGCAGGCGGAGGTTGAACACCTCACCGTCCGATGAACCACGCGGCGACAGGAGGAATCCGGTCCGGGAACGGCGTGCTTCCACCGCGAAGCCGCGGTATTGAGAGGAAAGTGTGTCAACGGCACCGGCGGCGATCAGACCGACGCCGCCATCCATACCACGCCGGATCACTCCTTCCAACGGCTCGTCGATTGGCGTGTCATAGAGCAGTTCGGCGTCGTCGATCACAACGACATAGTTGCCCTTGGCTTTCTCGGTGAGCTCTTCTAGATCACCGTCTGTGCTATCCGCGCCGAGCATGCCGAGCACGCCTGGTGCACTCTCCAGGTCGCGCAGGGGAGAACGCCGGGGAGTGATGAGAATGAGTTCGGTGCCCTGCCGCAGAAGCGAGTGGGCGGCTGTCAATAGCGTGCTCGACCGCCCGGACTTCGGCGGGCCAGCGATGACAAAGCCCGGCCCGGACTCCTCCAAGTCCACTCCGATGGGCTGCAGTTCGTCCCCGCCGACGGCGACCATCGCCCACAGGGGGGATGGCGCCTGGAAGTCCGGCTGCAGTTCCATGGCCTCGGTGACAGTGATCCGTGCAGGCAGGTTGTCGACCCGCATCGGCCTCTGATTGGGTTCCGGACGCGCATGCACACGAGCGGCTTCCCTGCCGATCGCCTGCAGGGCCGCTACCTGCGCCTGTCCGGAAGGATCCTCGGCGAGCAACGCGATCTGGCTCTCCTGCACGCCGTGGTCGGTCGCCCGCAGAGCGCGTCCCGGGGACATGTTCTTGGGGACGTCCCGCGCGTTGAGACCGGCGTAGGAGTAGTCGGCCGGATCAGCCAGGCGCAGCACGAGACGGTCCGCGAACGACGTGGACACCTGACCGCTGAAGCCACTGCGGTCGGATGTCATGACCACCTTGACTCCGACGGCAGCACCTTCTCGGAAGATGCGTGACGCGGCATCGATCAGCCGACCGTATTCGTAGTTCTCGAATGCGTCCTTGAAGGCGTCCCAACCGTCCAGCAGCAGAACCATCCACGGGAAGCGCTCCGATGGAGCGGCCGCGGCTCGTTGTTCTGCCGCACTGGAGGCACCCTGCTCGGCGAGAAGTGTCTGTCGATGGGTGACCTCACCCAGCAGCCGCGTCAGCAGCCGGCTGACGCGCTCAGCTTGGTCTCGCGTGACGATCGCTCCGCAGTGCGGCAGCGCGGTGAGGGGCAGCAGTGCGTTTGCGCCGCAGTCGATGCCGTAGATGTGGACATCGCTGGGCGAGTTCTCCCGCGCGAGGGAGCCCGCTATGGTCCGCAGAGCCGTGGACCGGCCGGACCGTGGTCCGCCCGCGATGAGCAGGTGCTCGCCATCCGCGAGGTCGACCGCCAGTGGGGCACGCGACTGGAGGGCAGGCAGGTCGGTGATGCCGAAGGGCGCGGGACGTACCGTGTCGGCGCCCGGAGCGGCCGGCCGCCGCGGCGGCACGTCCGCCAAGGTGACGTGCTCCGGGATCGGGGGCAGCCACGGGCTACGCGGCGTAGGGAAGGCCAGTTGCTCGGATCCCGCGCGAACCGCGTCCACTAGGACGGCGAGGTCGGTCACCATCGTGCCGTCGTCGCCGTCGCCCTGAGCTGCCTTGGGCAGCGGGCGGGCATACGCGTTCCAGTTCAGGTCGTGCAGAACGGTCTGTGGCGCCGAACCGAGGGCAGGACGGCGGCCACCGATACGAGCCGACTGGACGCCGACGAGCGACTGCGATCCAGATCGCACATAGCAGCGACCGGGTGTCGACTTCGCGATGGCTGCGGACTCCGGCGCGTCGATGACGTCTCGGGACTCGTCGACGTCGGTGACCCGGAGCGCGATGCGCAGGTTGGTGTTGGCCCGGATGTCGGCACTGACTACGCCTGCGGGGCGCTGAGTGGCCAGCATGAGGTGGACGCCCAGCGATCGACCACGCCGTGCGATGTCCACGAGGCCCGCGATGAAGTCGGGAAGTTCGGCGACCAGTGATGCGAACTCGTCAATGATGAGGACGAGCCGCGGCATGGGCTCCAGTGCCGGGCGGAGCTTCCTGGCATCGTTGTAGTCCTCGATGTCCTTGGTGGCCGCGTCGAAGAGGATCTCCTCCCGGCGCTTCAGCTCCGCCGCGAGCGAGGCGAGGGCTCGCTCTGTGAGGTGCGCGTCCAGGTCGCTGACCATGCCGACGGTGTGCGGCAGCCGCGCACAGTCTTGGAAGGCGCTGCCGCCCTTGTAGTCGATCAGAACGAAGTTGAGAGCGTCCGGTGTGTTGGCGACGGCGAGCGAAGCGATGATCGTCTGGAGCAGCTCCGACTTACCGGCGCCGGTGGTACCCGCGATGAGCGCGTGGGGGCCGTCCCGCCGGATGTCCAGGGCGAAGGGGCCGTCCGCGGAGATGCCGATCGCCGCACTCGTGGTGGAACCGCCCCGCTGCCAGATCGCGGCGATGTCGCCACCGGTGGGGTCCGGCATCCCGAGGAGGTTAAGCAGCCGCGCCGCGGTGGGCAGCGCGCTGTCGGCGTCGTCGCGGCTCACGTCTCGTACGGGAGCGAGTGCCCGAGCCACACGCTCGCACCAGGACACCGAGACCTGGTCGGCGAGCACATCGCCGGCGGCTTCGAACCCTCCGCCTCGGAGGTGCACTGTGCTCGGGGTATCCGGAGTCCAGCAGACAGCGGTGCTGCACTCCTCGGGAAGGACGCGCTCGTCCTCGTCCACACAGATCGCATAGATGCCGTGGCGTGGCCCCTCTTGAAGAAGTTGAGGGACGCCAGGCACCCGACGGAGCAGACGCGCGC
Coding sequences within it:
- a CDS encoding WXG100 family type VII secretion target, which codes for MGFKGADTELLRGLSGTFKTQHTNLSQLITAINNGTKNSDSFWKGGRANNFRDQWDQLKPQLDKFLVSLDGARKETDAAARDNDTAND
- a CDS encoding FtsK/SpoIIIE domain-containing protein, which codes for MRVLVTLAREGAEAQDAVIDFDDGASVADVAEALSLRSSNSPFAQVKQTPAARALLSLARPGQAPAGGADLWADGWRCDPTMPAKSVLRDGMRVSVDDAIGPLLAHSEPSGRYEVRVCGGPGAGRVARLSIGASTIGSGPSCTVSVGDPALAEVAVRMTIDAQGRVEVAPQHNVPATLDDQPLENSQEWPLGGLLRVGDSLFTLDTPTQPDAHLSPTGEGGLAYNRPPRLMSPQQRPRLVVPVEPVKGEGARFQLISMLLPLVFGVAMYFFTKQVYMLLFCLMSPLMILGQWASDARHGKKRHRVAVKEYKEKKAAQEAEVVRLGQIDQHNRRLQFPDPAQLLLFATGPRRRLWERRLTDTDAMQLRVGFGALPADIELRYASGGPVDVDPPEPPLLSNVPVILPFAKLGVVGVAGDRRRAAATARWLAAQAALLHSPRDLSMVVLSSVGDAAANWQWTHWLPHTSPQQGQECVALIGTDPETISRRVNEVLNELNRRQAVADSARSMKSLRPDPSILIVLDGARLLRRVPGVPQLLQEGPRHGIYAICVDEDERVLPEECSTAVCWTPDTPSTVHLRGGGFEAAGDVLADQVSVSWCERVARALAPVRDVSRDDADSALPTAARLLNLLGMPDPTGGDIAAIWQRGGSTTSAAIGISADGPFALDIRRDGPHALIAGTTGAGKSELLQTIIASLAVANTPDALNFVLIDYKGGSAFQDCARLPHTVGMVSDLDAHLTERALASLAAELKRREEILFDAATKDIEDYNDARKLRPALEPMPRLVLIIDEFASLVAELPDFIAGLVDIARRGRSLGVHLMLATQRPAGVVSADIRANTNLRIALRVTDVDESRDVIDAPESAAIAKSTPGRCYVRSGSQSLVGVQSARIGGRRPALGSAPQTVLHDLNWNAYARPLPKAAQGDGDDGTMVTDLAVLVDAVRAGSEQLAFPTPRSPWLPPIPEHVTLADVPPRRPAAPGADTVRPAPFGITDLPALQSRAPLAVDLADGEHLLIAGGPRSGRSTALRTIAGSLARENSPSDVHIYGIDCGANALLPLTALPHCGAIVTRDQAERVSRLLTRLLGEVTHRQTLLAEQGASSAAEQRAAAAPSERFPWMVLLLDGWDAFKDAFENYEYGRLIDAASRIFREGAAVGVKVVMTSDRSGFSGQVSTSFADRLVLRLADPADYSYAGLNARDVPKNMSPGRALRATDHGVQESQIALLAEDPSGQAQVAALQAIGREAARVHARPEPNQRPMRVDNLPARITVTEAMELQPDFQAPSPLWAMVAVGGDELQPIGVDLEESGPGFVIAGPPKSGRSSTLLTAAHSLLRQGTELILITPRRSPLRDLESAPGVLGMLGADSTDGDLEELTEKAKGNYVVVIDDAELLYDTPIDEPLEGVIRRGMDGGVGLIAAGAVDTLSSQYRGFAVEARRSRTGFLLSPRGSSDGEVFNLRLPSSIGGGPTGRGLFVHGGEPMQVQAVFPD